Within Lolium rigidum isolate FL_2022 chromosome 5, APGP_CSIRO_Lrig_0.1, whole genome shotgun sequence, the genomic segment TATTCCTATAACCGAAACGGACGTGGCCCAAATAATGGATCTTCCGACACAAGGGGAGGATATCAACCTCCGCACAAAAGGATCAGAAAACATAGAATTGTTTAATGCTTACCAATCAAACGGCAAACTTATGGTGTCTGCCCTTGAGAAGCAGATTAGAAGCTCCACATATCCTGATGATCACTTCATTAGACAATTTGTTTTGTATGCCATTGGCACTATTTTAGCACCCTCAGCAAATGACTATGTGGATCGTAAATATTTGACCCTTGTTGAGAATGTGGCAGATATTCCCAGTTTTAACTGGGGGTGTTTCACACTCACTCACTTGTTGGATTCCATCCTAAAATTTCAATACCTAGATCAAACTTCTCTTCAGGGAAATTTACCCTTGCTGCAAGTAAGTGACATAACAGTAGCTCACGTTCAATGCATCAACCATACAAATATCCTTATGCTGCATCACTCCTCACACATTAACTAATGTTTCATGCAGGTTTGGTACTGGGAGCACCTCCGTGCTGGGGCGGCTTCTTATGCTCCTAGACCACCTCCGCTGATGGCGCGATGGGATGAAGCCAACGCAACCTTAAGAACGACGGCTTATGCTCTTGGAGGACCAGATCGAGGAGATGTGCTTTTCTATACATAAGTATTTCATTTTAGCTTATTAATTTCTTATGACTGATGTGTTGTACCTTTTGCAAGGTTGTCATGAACATTTGCCATGAGAATGGACGGCGCAACGTTACCAATGCTCATCCTACCATGGCAACAAAAGGAGAGAGGCATGCGGATGCACATTTCAGCTATGAAGCACAGCCACCATATCAGGGCATAAGCAACCAACAAGTAAGTCCATCAAAGGCACGTCTTGTTCAATACCTCAATACCACAGATAAGCTAACACTCAACTAACTCATTAACCTTCATTCACAATGTGTTGTTATTTATGTCATAGATGGACTTCATAATGCAAACTATCTCAAAGCATCGCCAAGAACTCGAGAAAAAAATAGGCAGACAACTATTTGACATGGAGCACAAAATTGACTCCAGAATTCTCGAATTGACTGATGAGGTAGGCGAAATTAGGACTGAAAACGCTGCTCAAACTAGGTTGTCTAGGGTGGAGGACGAACTTCTTCAGGTCAAAAGGGAATTCCAGGTATCTATACTGGAACATCAATTTTACAAGCATCTTCCTATATATAGATATATTATGTATTTTGTGGTACAGAGATTCAGATGCATGGTTGATGCCAGCACGCAATCAACGTTTACGGCTGCATATGCCCAGGTGATAATTGTAGTCCTAGACCTTGCTAATATGAATGGATTTCTGATCAATGAACAATTTTTTTTGGTAGAAAGAAGGCAATGTTAGAGACGATAGGTTATCACCAAATCCTCCGTTCGATGCATCTACAAGATCAACAGGTCAGGCTGCTGCAACAACACCCGCTGGTGATCACATGGTGCAAAACAAGCCATTGGAGAAAGATGTCACCGACCAAACCACACCATCTCCAAAGCCTGTATTCGACAATGATTACAAGTTGACGGACGAAGACATAGAGGTGGCagctttcctccgccaaagttacGAAGATGCTGATGTAGTTGACGTCGGAGAGACGGTGCTTAAAGTTCATCACCTAAAGCAAAATGTCATAAAAAAATTCATTTTCGATGAGGTATGCCTCTTGCATTGCTTCTCGTTGAACTATTCCAACCGGTGGCATGTTGCCTGATCGCggattttgcaggttattcatgcATATGCCCACATTAGTAATATAGAGACTGATACTACATCAGTTCTATACCCCAAAGATACCAGGAAGCTGTTACAATCATACGGGGGTACCGCTCGGACACATGGTCCCAGCGAAAGCAATTGGCTTGCTCGTATAGCAAAAAAATGTGTGGGACGCCGAACGGTATGTGTGTTTCCTGATTTTCCTACTTCACAGACTTTCTTATTTCATAATCACAAACTACATGCAACATTTCATCTAGTCGGTCCCATCAAACTTTATTTTATTTGCATATCGAAATGCTTCCCTATACTGAGACTGCGCTAATTTTGCGGCAGGTTCGAATCCCGTTCAATGTAAACAATATGCACTGGCATCTACTTGTGTTGAATTTCGACAAAGAAGAGATTCAAGTCCTCAACTCTCTGCCGCTTATTCGTGACGAGGCCAAAGAAACTACACTGGTGGAGTGCATTCAGACATGCATCATAGAAGCAGTCCAGGGCGGCTTGGTACAAACACCAGGTCCCATCAACATTACAGAGTGGAAAAAAGTATGCTATACAAACATCCCACAACAGGAGGATGGGTAAGTATTGAATTCTACATTATTTTCCACCTACAGAATAGTACTGAACTTTAACTATACATTTCAGCTATTCTTGTGGGTCATACACTCTGAAATACATGTTGTATTGGGACGGGGAAAAGATGACCGATGATTTCACACAGGTGAGTGGAACACTAATTTTATTTTCTACCCTTTACTTACTATGCCTACGTCGCCGTGCTAACATATGCATTGCTAGCACATTCAGGCACA encodes:
- the LOC124656164 gene encoding protein MAIN-LIKE 2-like codes for the protein MDTSTDSFDRTGLPFKEETDDELGVRHARMKLACSPTRFANTIKGFSPAHITAIEGKTGLAGLLKLQNTSLRRIMLVRIAKRYNRDKKTIWIRGKDIPITETDVAQIMDLPTQGEDINLRTKGSENIELFNAYQSNGKLMVSALEKQIRSSTYPDDHFIRQFVLYAIGTILAPSANDYVDRKYLTLVENVADIPSFNWGCFTLTHLLDSILKFQYLDQTSLQGNLPLLQVWYWEHLRAGAASYAPRPPPLMARWDEANATLRTTAYALGGPDRGDVLFYT